A stretch of Paraburkholderia phenazinium DNA encodes these proteins:
- a CDS encoding SDR family NAD(P)-dependent oxidoreductase — translation MSLLKNKIALVTGGSSGIGLATAKRFVEEGAYVFIAGRRQAELDKAVAEIGSNVTGVKTDIAKLDDLDRLYETVAKKGKIDVIFAGAAFVKKTMTAAATPEHFDKTFNTNARGTYFTVQKALPFLNDGASIILVASAGKNKGLPGRSTYSATKAALRSFARTWTSELKERKIRTNVLSPGAVDTPMFDDQFPSKEGAAEARNQIAAMTPLARLARPEEIASAALFLASDESSYVAGIDLPVDGGLTAV, via the coding sequence GTGTCTTTATTGAAAAACAAGATCGCCCTCGTCACGGGGGGTAGCAGCGGCATCGGCCTCGCGACCGCAAAGAGGTTTGTTGAAGAGGGTGCCTACGTTTTTATTGCCGGCCGCCGACAGGCCGAACTCGACAAGGCCGTCGCGGAGATCGGTTCGAACGTCACCGGCGTAAAGACCGACATCGCCAAGCTCGATGACCTCGACCGTCTTTACGAGACCGTCGCGAAAAAAGGGAAGATCGATGTGATTTTTGCGGGCGCGGCTTTCGTCAAAAAGACGATGACCGCTGCGGCGACACCTGAGCATTTTGACAAGACCTTCAACACCAACGCTCGCGGCACTTATTTCACCGTTCAAAAGGCGCTGCCTTTCCTGAATGATGGTGCCTCCATCATCCTCGTGGCGTCCGCCGGGAAGAACAAAGGCCTTCCGGGCCGCAGCACCTACAGCGCCACCAAGGCAGCGCTCCGGTCATTTGCCCGGACGTGGACCAGCGAACTCAAGGAACGGAAGATCAGGACCAATGTGTTGAGCCCTGGCGCGGTCGACACACCCATGTTCGACGACCAGTTCCCATCCAAAGAGGGCGCGGCCGAAGCGAGAAACCAAATCGCAGCGATGACGCCTCTGGCACGCTTGGCGCGCCCCGAGGAGATCGCCTCTGCAGCTTTATTCCTGGCCTCCGATGAGAGCAGCTACGTCGCCGGCATCGACCTGCCGGTCGATGGCGGCCTGACGGCTGTCTAG
- a CDS encoding phosphotransferase family protein, with translation MDTHTAESRRLLEALHAAGFSGTLTLEAGTAAIASPMRLATEWAGFTVSTGDQSYYAKVLYDDMSPLIDVTRSGRASGCAAEAGAAPGVRLVDAQRGVLLFDALPRPGWKWARVDDLTAPDRLQALWALKRKVHRGPVPDFLRSPREDIQRLRSLCERDGVSLPADAAWLDECVDLACAALQSGETRHVPIHGDGIASNVMIGPQGQLSLIDFDRGGCFDPWYDVATTLNDLFQFEDEWRAGIAAWAGRCEEADYARCRLYALVDDWLCTLSASWSGATSERQVEFTKLGQWTLLRCRQSVQDARFEAWLRQLHGVAS, from the coding sequence GTGGACACGCACACTGCCGAATCGCGGCGACTACTCGAGGCTCTGCACGCGGCTGGCTTCTCAGGCACGCTTACGCTTGAAGCGGGCACCGCTGCGATTGCTTCGCCTATGCGGCTGGCAACGGAGTGGGCGGGCTTTACTGTCAGCACCGGGGATCAGAGCTACTACGCGAAAGTGCTCTACGACGACATGAGTCCGCTGATCGACGTCACGCGCAGCGGGCGGGCCAGCGGCTGTGCGGCCGAAGCAGGCGCAGCGCCGGGTGTGCGGCTCGTCGATGCGCAGCGTGGCGTCCTGTTGTTCGACGCGCTTCCTCGCCCCGGGTGGAAATGGGCGCGCGTCGATGATCTGACCGCCCCGGATCGCCTGCAAGCGCTGTGGGCGCTCAAGCGCAAGGTCCATCGAGGACCCGTGCCTGATTTTTTACGCTCGCCGCGCGAGGACATTCAGCGGCTGCGGTCGTTGTGCGAGCGTGACGGGGTCTCGCTGCCTGCAGATGCCGCGTGGCTCGATGAGTGTGTCGATCTCGCCTGCGCGGCCTTGCAATCCGGGGAAACGCGACACGTGCCGATTCACGGCGATGGCATTGCCAGCAATGTCATGATCGGACCGCAGGGGCAACTGAGCCTGATCGACTTCGACCGCGGCGGGTGCTTCGACCCGTGGTACGACGTGGCGACGACGCTCAACGACCTGTTCCAGTTCGAAGATGAGTGGCGCGCGGGCATCGCGGCTTGGGCGGGCCGCTGCGAGGAGGCCGATTATGCGCGCTGCCGCCTGTACGCACTGGTCGACGACTGGCTCTGCACGCTATCGGCAAGCTGGTCTGGCGCCACCTCGGAGCGTCAGGTGGAGTTCACCAAGCTCGGACAATGGACACTGCTGCGTTGCCGGCAAAGCGTGCAGGACGCACGTTTCGAAGCCTGGCTGCGGCAACTTCATGGAGTCGCATCATGA
- a CDS encoding HAD family hydrolase, which yields MALAIFDLDETLINGDCASLWSERMCSLGWVDRASFMRENDALMSAYSEGKLAMEDYMAFSLAPLKGRTVSAVALLVEAFVDEVIEPRIYGDARRTVDGHRMQGDRLLVISASGDHLVRPIAARLGIAEVLAIELATDNGTYTGGTRGTLTYREGKVIRLDEWLSAGHENLDGASFYSDSRNDLPLLQKVTRPHAVNPDAALRTYAGQAAWPILAWR from the coding sequence ATGGCTTTGGCGATTTTCGATCTTGACGAGACGCTGATCAACGGTGACTGCGCGAGCCTGTGGAGCGAGCGGATGTGCTCGCTCGGCTGGGTGGACCGGGCTTCGTTCATGCGTGAAAACGATGCGCTGATGAGCGCCTATAGCGAGGGCAAACTGGCCATGGAAGATTACATGGCTTTTAGTCTCGCGCCGCTCAAAGGGCGTACGGTCAGCGCAGTGGCGTTGCTCGTCGAGGCATTCGTCGACGAAGTCATCGAGCCGCGCATCTATGGCGATGCGCGGCGTACCGTCGACGGGCACCGCATGCAGGGCGACAGGCTGCTGGTGATCTCCGCCTCCGGTGATCACCTTGTGCGCCCGATCGCGGCGCGGTTGGGGATCGCCGAGGTGCTTGCGATCGAACTGGCGACGGACAACGGAACGTACACGGGCGGTACGCGCGGCACGCTGACCTATCGCGAGGGCAAGGTCATTCGACTTGACGAGTGGTTGAGCGCCGGCCACGAAAACCTCGATGGTGCGAGTTTCTACTCCGACTCGCGCAACGACTTGCCGCTGCTGCAGAAGGTGACGAGGCCACACGCGGTGAATCCCGACGCCGCGTTGCGGACTTACGCAGGGCAAGCGGCGTGGCCGATTCTGGCGTGGCGGTGA
- a CDS encoding DNA polymerase II has protein sequence MVQQQQGFLLTRHWRDTPAGTEVDFWLATASGPHHLRLPPQTSVAFIPAEQRELAERVLRNERQFELRPLALKDFHQRPVLGLYCRQYRQLLKLEKQLKEYGVDVYEADIRPHERYLMERFITAPVWFGGEPDGEGRWLNGEMKPDTAYRPALKLVSLDIETTAHGELYSIALEGCGQRQVYMLGPANGDASGLDFDLEYCESRARLLEKLNEWTERHDPDAIIGWNLVQFDLRVLQEHSQRYAVPLRLGRGGDVMEWREHGGKQNHFFAAAAGRLIIDGIEALRSATWSFPSFSLEYVAQELLGEGKAIDNPYQRMAEIDRRFAEDKPALARYNLKDCELVTRIFAKTELLTFLLERATVTGLAADRSGGSVAAFTHLYMPLMHRQGYVAPNLGEITEEASPGGFVMDSQPGLYDSVLVLDYKSLYPSIIRTFLIDPVGLVEGMNNPDESASIVGFRGARFSRSKHSLPAIVSQISLGREAAKRQKNKPLSQALKIIMNAFAGVLGSSGCRFFDPRLVSSITMRGHEIMHRTRELIEARGYQVIYGDTDSTFVWLKRARSEEQAAQIGRSLVKYVNEFWREHLQQTFGLESSLELQFETHYQRFLMPTIRGAEQGSKKRYAGLVAKPDGSEEMVFRGLETVRTDWTPLAQQFQRQLYLRIFKRQPYQDFVRDYVERTVSGEFDELLVYRRRLRRNLEEYRRNVPPHARAARMADEFNQRQGRPLQYQNGGWITYVMTVAGPEPLETQRSAIDYDHYLTRQLQPVADAILPFMNDDFATLMTGQKELF, from the coding sequence GTGGTTCAACAACAGCAGGGTTTCCTTCTGACCCGACATTGGCGCGACACGCCGGCTGGCACAGAAGTCGACTTCTGGCTGGCGACCGCGAGCGGTCCGCACCACTTGCGCCTGCCGCCCCAGACGTCGGTGGCGTTCATTCCGGCCGAGCAGCGCGAGCTCGCCGAACGGGTATTGCGCAACGAACGCCAGTTCGAACTCCGCCCCCTAGCCCTGAAAGATTTTCATCAGCGTCCGGTTCTTGGGCTGTACTGCCGTCAATATCGCCAGTTGCTCAAGCTCGAAAAGCAGTTGAAGGAGTATGGCGTCGACGTCTACGAGGCGGACATCCGTCCGCACGAACGCTATCTGATGGAGCGCTTTATCACGGCGCCAGTCTGGTTCGGCGGCGAGCCGGATGGCGAAGGCCGCTGGCTCAACGGCGAGATGAAGCCGGACACCGCTTATCGTCCGGCGTTGAAGCTGGTCTCGCTCGATATCGAAACCACCGCGCACGGCGAGTTGTATTCCATTGCGCTGGAAGGCTGCGGGCAACGTCAGGTGTATATGCTGGGCCCAGCCAATGGCGATGCCAGCGGGCTCGACTTCGATCTCGAGTATTGCGAAAGCCGCGCGCGCTTGCTGGAGAAACTCAACGAATGGACCGAACGGCACGATCCCGATGCGATCATCGGCTGGAATCTGGTGCAGTTCGATCTGCGGGTCCTGCAGGAGCATTCGCAGCGTTATGCCGTACCGCTGCGCCTCGGGCGTGGCGGCGACGTGATGGAGTGGCGTGAACACGGCGGCAAACAGAACCATTTCTTTGCCGCGGCGGCCGGGCGTTTGATCATCGACGGCATCGAAGCGTTGCGCTCCGCGACCTGGAGCTTTCCAAGCTTCAGCCTCGAATATGTGGCGCAGGAGCTGCTGGGCGAAGGCAAGGCTATCGACAATCCGTATCAACGCATGGCGGAAATCGATCGCCGCTTCGCCGAAGACAAGCCAGCGCTCGCACGCTACAACCTGAAGGACTGCGAACTCGTCACGCGGATCTTCGCCAAAACCGAGCTGCTGACGTTCCTGCTGGAACGGGCCACGGTGACCGGGCTGGCCGCGGACCGCAGCGGCGGATCGGTGGCCGCCTTCACACACCTGTACATGCCGCTGATGCACCGTCAGGGCTATGTGGCGCCCAACCTCGGCGAGATTACCGAGGAAGCCAGCCCCGGTGGCTTCGTGATGGATTCGCAGCCCGGTCTTTACGACTCCGTGCTGGTGCTCGACTATAAAAGCCTCTATCCCTCGATCATCCGCACGTTTCTGATCGATCCCGTGGGGCTCGTAGAGGGAATGAACAACCCCGATGAAAGCGCGTCCATCGTAGGCTTTCGCGGTGCGCGTTTCTCACGCAGCAAGCACAGTCTGCCCGCTATCGTGAGTCAGATCTCGCTAGGGCGCGAAGCCGCAAAACGGCAAAAGAACAAACCGCTGTCGCAGGCGCTGAAGATCATCATGAATGCGTTTGCCGGCGTGCTCGGATCGAGCGGCTGCCGCTTTTTCGATCCACGGCTCGTGTCGTCCATTACGATGCGCGGCCACGAGATCATGCATCGCACCCGCGAGCTGATCGAGGCGAGAGGCTACCAGGTCATCTACGGCGACACCGATTCCACCTTTGTGTGGCTAAAGCGGGCACGCTCCGAGGAACAGGCGGCGCAAATCGGCCGCTCGCTCGTCAAATACGTGAACGAATTCTGGCGCGAGCACCTGCAGCAGACGTTCGGCCTTGAGAGCTCGCTTGAATTGCAGTTCGAGACGCACTACCAGCGCTTTCTGATGCCGACCATCCGCGGCGCCGAACAAGGTAGTAAAAAGCGCTATGCGGGACTCGTCGCCAAACCGGACGGCAGCGAGGAAATGGTCTTCAGGGGACTCGAGACCGTGCGCACCGACTGGACTCCGCTCGCCCAGCAATTCCAGCGGCAGCTCTATCTGCGCATCTTCAAGCGGCAGCCGTATCAGGACTTTGTGCGTGACTACGTCGAACGCACCGTGAGCGGAGAGTTCGACGAGTTGCTCGTGTATCGCCGGCGACTGCGCCGCAATCTCGAGGAGTACCGACGAAATGTGCCGCCGCATGCGCGCGCTGCGCGGATGGCCGACGAGTTCAACCAGCGGCAAGGACGACCGCTGCAGTATCAGAACGGCGGCTGGATCACGTATGTGATGACGGTGGCGGGTCCCGAACCGCTGGAGACCCAGCGTTCCGCGATCGACTACGACCACTATCTGACGCGCCAGCTACAACCGGTAGCCGACGCAATTCTGCCGTTTATGAACGACGATTTTGCTACCTTGATGACAGGGCAGAAGGAGTTGTTTTAA
- a CDS encoding choline kinase family protein, giving the protein MKRLGQATTAVEHQIEAALKAIPAWRSLTVGYAPVGGGISNANWRVEVEGASTAYFVKVPGQGTEMFVDRRTAHDASLKAANTGYGAPVFAFLEGLGVEVFEFMEGWKASSNRDFLQHDVRHNALRALKAFNDQPPLIQTKTVFDMIDEHQRQVAALSAPTPPDHVWLCRQFERARTALQSSGIDLKPCMNDTLAGNFMLNDQRAVRLVDFEYASNNDPHYELALWFGEMFFTPDMESALIEEYFGRVTPQTLARVAVNKALADLKWSTWAMVQRAVSQIDFDFYKYGVWKHMRARAIMHDSRWELWLRQA; this is encoded by the coding sequence ATGAAGCGGTTAGGACAGGCTACGACCGCCGTGGAACACCAGATCGAGGCGGCGCTCAAGGCTATTCCTGCCTGGCGCAGCCTGACGGTCGGCTATGCGCCGGTGGGCGGCGGCATTTCCAATGCCAATTGGCGGGTCGAGGTGGAAGGGGCGTCGACGGCCTATTTCGTCAAGGTGCCGGGGCAGGGCACCGAGATGTTCGTCGATCGGCGCACCGCTCACGATGCCAGTCTCAAGGCCGCCAATACGGGTTACGGTGCGCCGGTGTTCGCCTTTCTGGAGGGACTGGGCGTTGAGGTATTCGAGTTCATGGAAGGATGGAAAGCCTCGTCGAACCGCGATTTTCTCCAGCACGACGTACGCCATAACGCGCTGCGTGCGCTCAAGGCGTTCAACGACCAGCCGCCATTGATTCAAACCAAGACAGTGTTCGACATGATCGATGAACACCAGCGGCAGGTTGCCGCCTTGAGCGCGCCCACGCCGCCCGACCATGTCTGGCTGTGCCGGCAGTTCGAGCGCGCACGCACGGCGCTGCAAAGCTCAGGAATCGATCTGAAGCCCTGCATGAACGACACGCTCGCCGGCAATTTCATGTTGAACGATCAGCGAGCGGTTCGGCTCGTCGACTTCGAGTATGCGTCGAACAACGATCCCCATTACGAGCTGGCACTGTGGTTCGGCGAGATGTTCTTCACACCGGACATGGAGTCGGCCCTGATCGAGGAGTACTTCGGACGCGTGACGCCGCAGACTTTGGCGCGGGTCGCGGTCAACAAGGCGTTGGCGGATCTCAAGTGGTCCACGTGGGCCATGGTTCAGCGCGCAGTGTCGCAAATCGACTTCGACTTCTACAAATATGGTGTCTGGAAACACATGCGGGCCCGCGCGATCATGCATGACTCCCGCTGGGAACTCTGGTTGCGACAGGCGTAA
- a CDS encoding amidase, whose protein sequence is MSNDTEVTAMPCVVDAARQIRAGALTPVELLEASLTAIKTHNSTLHAFGDVYTEAAREYAETLAEEAAAGRFRGPLHGIPFGIKDLFSTQGLRTTRGSLTALDQVPQQDAPIIARLKAAGAIMVGKTATTEFGWTGSSISRVFGNGRNPWNPALTSGGSSSGSAIAVAARMVPATLGSDGGGSVRIPGSFCGVFALKGTLGRIPTWPWSATEMLSHAGPITRTVRDSALLFDILSGPDPLDHQALPAPTESFYARCDEPLRPLRLAWCPTLFGTSVDAQVAKAVGDAVRLIAGQLPVTVEEKVLPWQDPLPVFEALWAGGRGIAYGKSLGQQMDRLDPGFAALIERAKDFSLASYLAAMQQRAAFASQVHTLFEQYDLLITPTVPILPFDADSTAPPQYPATDSSPVPWARWTPFTYPFNLSGNPAANLPCGWSKSGLPIGLQVVGPRFADADVLQFCAAFEAIAPWDQRLPAMLSG, encoded by the coding sequence ATGTCGAACGATACGGAAGTGACCGCCATGCCGTGCGTGGTTGACGCCGCCAGGCAGATCAGAGCAGGCGCCCTGACGCCGGTCGAACTGCTGGAGGCAAGCCTCACAGCCATTAAAACCCACAATTCCACATTGCACGCCTTCGGCGACGTCTACACCGAAGCGGCGCGCGAATACGCGGAAACGCTCGCCGAGGAAGCCGCAGCCGGACGGTTCCGCGGTCCGCTGCACGGCATTCCGTTCGGCATCAAGGATCTGTTTTCGACGCAGGGGCTGCGCACCACGCGCGGCTCGCTCACGGCGCTTGACCAGGTACCGCAACAGGATGCGCCGATCATCGCAAGACTCAAGGCGGCCGGCGCCATCATGGTTGGCAAGACCGCGACCACCGAGTTCGGCTGGACGGGTTCAAGCATTTCGCGCGTATTCGGCAATGGACGCAATCCATGGAATCCTGCGCTGACCAGCGGCGGTTCGAGTTCCGGCTCGGCGATCGCTGTCGCTGCCCGGATGGTTCCGGCAACGCTAGGCTCGGATGGCGGCGGTTCGGTGCGAATTCCAGGCTCCTTTTGCGGCGTGTTCGCGTTGAAGGGCACGCTCGGACGCATTCCCACCTGGCCGTGGTCGGCCACCGAAATGCTGAGCCACGCGGGTCCGATTACCCGCACCGTGCGCGACAGCGCGCTGTTATTCGACATCCTCTCCGGTCCGGATCCGCTCGATCATCAGGCATTGCCGGCGCCGACCGAATCGTTCTACGCACGCTGCGACGAACCGCTGCGGCCGTTGCGGCTCGCCTGGTGTCCAACGCTATTCGGCACGTCCGTCGATGCGCAGGTGGCAAAGGCGGTGGGCGATGCAGTGCGCCTGATCGCCGGGCAACTGCCCGTGACGGTGGAAGAGAAAGTGTTGCCCTGGCAAGACCCGCTGCCTGTCTTCGAAGCGCTGTGGGCAGGCGGACGCGGCATTGCCTATGGAAAATCGCTGGGACAGCAGATGGACCGGCTGGACCCGGGCTTTGCCGCACTCATCGAGCGTGCGAAAGACTTCAGTCTGGCGAGCTATCTCGCGGCGATGCAGCAACGTGCGGCATTCGCGAGTCAGGTCCACACGTTGTTCGAACAGTACGATCTGCTGATTACGCCGACGGTGCCGATTCTCCCGTTCGACGCCGACAGCACCGCACCGCCTCAATATCCCGCGACGGATAGCAGCCCGGTTCCCTGGGCCCGTTGGACGCCGTTTACTTATCCATTCAACCTCTCGGGCAACCCCGCTGCTAACCTGCCATGTGGCTGGAGCAAGAGTGGGCTGCCGATTGGTTTGCAGGTTGTCGGGCCACGCTTCGCGGATGCGGACGTGTTGCAGTTCTGCGCCGCTTTCGAGGCGATCGCGCCATGGGACCAACGACTGCCCGCCATGCTCTCGGGCTGA
- a CDS encoding sodium:solute symporter family protein yields MVKFSGGSDLYITFGMIGVFLVLMIAVLYATNRKSTSFSDYAVGGRSYGPWFIAMSYTNSWWPGSTFTAFFALSVGGVLGFYGMVYATLGVTAMYLMANRAWTWGKRFNLTTQPDLLGMRYNSPAVKRIASLIGIISVFPWVVMGIQALATLFQFASFGQWTVTSCLIAGVVIVLIRQYWTVSMGMRGLIMTDMFQGMIAYVLCAALCLVLLSGAQTSYSHLSQLPPKMLIIPGGTHSTYGPWYMFSLIFTGVIGSMCWPMSFQRIYTASGVRAVKKGTLLTMLLVGGFYCILMLFAAAASGDPKVAADPQHGWFLALFDVGGPWMLAISIVIVLAASIGHVDGCVQVCGTQFANDLATWTRPRSDRQLTVLAKAGMIVFIVAAAVLAYLTFDYSRLQLLAQISYQGIIQLAVPLFFGIFSRRGNKQGAIAGMLVGIAIAIVLTAIYPDDVPWLGSLTSGIVGLIANFAVFVGFALALKPSAADAARIQALFDSVETGKVSIPAATSLTT; encoded by the coding sequence ATGGTTAAGTTTAGCGGTGGTAGTGATCTCTACATTACCTTCGGGATGATCGGGGTCTTTCTCGTCCTGATGATCGCAGTGCTTTATGCCACCAATCGCAAAAGCACCAGTTTCTCGGACTATGCGGTCGGCGGCCGGTCCTATGGCCCCTGGTTCATCGCGATGAGCTATACGAACTCATGGTGGCCGGGTTCGACGTTTACCGCGTTCTTCGCGCTTTCAGTGGGTGGCGTGCTGGGTTTCTATGGCATGGTGTACGCCACCCTGGGCGTGACCGCGATGTACCTGATGGCCAATCGCGCCTGGACCTGGGGCAAGCGCTTTAATCTGACCACGCAGCCCGATCTGCTTGGGATGCGCTATAACAGCCCAGCAGTGAAGCGCATTGCTTCGCTGATCGGCATCATCTCGGTGTTCCCATGGGTCGTCATGGGCATCCAGGCGCTGGCAACGCTGTTCCAGTTCGCGAGTTTCGGACAGTGGACGGTGACGAGCTGCCTGATTGCCGGCGTGGTCATCGTTCTGATTCGCCAGTACTGGACCGTGAGCATGGGCATGCGCGGGCTCATCATGACCGACATGTTTCAGGGCATGATTGCCTATGTGCTGTGTGCGGCGCTCTGTCTGGTCCTGCTGTCCGGTGCGCAAACTTCGTACTCCCACCTGTCGCAGTTGCCGCCCAAAATGTTGATCATTCCAGGCGGCACGCACTCGACTTATGGCCCGTGGTACATGTTTAGCCTGATTTTCACGGGTGTGATCGGTTCGATGTGCTGGCCGATGAGTTTCCAGCGCATCTATACGGCAAGCGGTGTGCGCGCAGTCAAGAAGGGCACGTTGCTGACAATGCTGCTGGTGGGCGGGTTCTATTGCATCCTGATGCTCTTCGCGGCTGCCGCGAGCGGCGACCCCAAGGTGGCAGCGGATCCGCAGCACGGCTGGTTCCTGGCGCTCTTCGACGTGGGCGGTCCGTGGATGCTGGCGATTTCGATCGTGATCGTGCTGGCGGCGAGTATCGGCCACGTGGACGGCTGCGTGCAGGTATGCGGCACCCAGTTCGCGAACGACCTGGCAACGTGGACGAGGCCGCGCAGCGACCGTCAACTGACGGTGCTGGCAAAGGCCGGCATGATCGTGTTCATCGTCGCGGCGGCGGTGCTCGCCTATCTGACGTTCGACTACAGCCGCCTGCAACTGCTGGCGCAGATTTCCTATCAGGGCATCATTCAGCTCGCCGTACCATTGTTCTTTGGCATATTCTCCCGGCGCGGCAACAAGCAAGGGGCGATTGCCGGCATGCTGGTAGGCATCGCGATTGCGATCGTGCTGACCGCGATCTATCCGGACGATGTGCCCTGGCTCGGTTCGCTGACAAGCGGCATTGTCGGCCTGATCGCGAACTTCGCGGTTTTCGTCGGCTTCGCACTGGCGCTGAAACCGTCTGCCGCCGATGCGGCGCGAATCCAGGCGTTGTTCGACTCGGTGGAAACGGGCAAGGTCTCGATTCCTGCTGCAACATCCCTGACGACCTGA
- a CDS encoding DeoR/GlpR family DNA-binding transcription regulator: MLNQPRLDEIVRLLSQQQRVKSIDLATSFGVSEETIRRDFKFLEGQGKLRRVHGGAILPRLNEEQPLQVRNRIKTQAKVALAGCAMQIVQEGMAVFLDTGTTTLALAQRLTSFANLKVVTNSLDIAQLLTHQSDNQVLVTPGDVRRNDNALIGPHTLEFARQFHYDIAFMGIGGIDLELGLMDYEESEALLRRALVKHCVRSVILADDGKFGHRTFINTLPFSAISTLVTNRPLSDEFATRMEHDDVDVLHP, translated from the coding sequence ATGCTCAACCAGCCAAGGCTCGATGAAATCGTGCGGCTTCTCAGTCAGCAGCAGCGCGTTAAATCGATTGATCTGGCCACGTCCTTCGGAGTATCCGAGGAGACGATTCGCCGTGATTTCAAGTTTCTCGAAGGTCAGGGGAAACTGCGCCGCGTGCATGGCGGCGCCATTCTGCCGCGGCTCAATGAGGAACAGCCGCTGCAGGTACGCAATCGCATCAAGACGCAGGCCAAGGTAGCGCTCGCCGGTTGTGCCATGCAGATCGTCCAGGAGGGCATGGCCGTGTTTCTGGATACCGGCACGACCACGCTGGCGCTCGCGCAACGGTTGACGTCGTTTGCGAACCTGAAGGTGGTGACCAACTCACTCGATATCGCCCAGCTTCTGACGCACCAGAGCGACAACCAGGTACTGGTGACGCCCGGCGATGTGCGCCGGAACGACAATGCTCTGATCGGTCCGCACACGCTTGAATTTGCCCGCCAGTTTCACTACGACATTGCATTCATGGGCATAGGCGGTATCGATCTCGAACTGGGTCTGATGGACTACGAAGAATCGGAGGCACTGCTGCGCAGAGCGCTTGTGAAGCATTGCGTGCGCAGCGTGATTCTCGCGGACGACGGCAAGTTCGGCCACCGCACCTTCATCAATACTTTGCCCTTCAGCGCGATCAGCACACTCGTGACGAATCGCCCTTTATCCGACGAGTTCGCAACCCGCATGGAGCACGACGATGTCGACGTTCTCCACCCCTGA
- a CDS encoding Zn-dependent hydrolase yields MSTFSTPELLLPDEADLAGFAALFEESSLIGATAGGGLHRLAASEEDGRVRDLFCNWLKERGFDVRVDAVGNIFGLLTFDEHAPYVLCGSHLDSQPSAGRFDGVYGVLAAAVAIASLARQIRQRGERPACNLCVVNWTNEEGARFQPSLTGSSVYTGAMPLGQALACRDERGISLQAALETIGYRGDWVPDIRVAAYVETHVEQGSGLESSKLAIGVVRETWAALKWRVRFDGEQNHTGPTPMAQRRDALLAAAHAVVAVRAAAEPHGLAMHSSVGRLDVYPNSPNVVASRATLLIEFRSQSVERLQETAEQFQLTLEHIAKLTGTRVDVEEKRLRSPLKLDRELSDLAHDTASQLDLPVGNSVTVAGHDAISMSHVYPTCLIFVPSSNGVSHNEAEFTAEQDLRNGLRVLTALLYRICTQPPVRR; encoded by the coding sequence ATGTCGACGTTCTCCACCCCTGAGTTGCTGCTTCCGGACGAGGCGGATCTGGCCGGGTTCGCCGCCCTGTTCGAGGAAAGCTCGTTGATCGGCGCGACGGCCGGTGGCGGTCTGCATCGGCTTGCGGCATCGGAAGAGGACGGCCGCGTGCGCGACCTCTTCTGCAACTGGCTAAAGGAGCGCGGCTTCGACGTGCGGGTTGATGCGGTCGGCAATATCTTCGGACTATTGACCTTCGACGAACACGCGCCGTATGTGCTGTGCGGCTCGCATCTCGACAGTCAGCCCAGCGCGGGCCGCTTCGACGGCGTCTATGGCGTGCTGGCCGCAGCGGTGGCGATCGCGAGTCTCGCGCGGCAGATCCGCCAGCGCGGCGAACGGCCCGCCTGCAATTTATGCGTGGTCAACTGGACCAACGAGGAGGGCGCACGATTCCAGCCCAGTCTGACCGGCAGCAGCGTCTACACGGGGGCGATGCCGCTCGGGCAGGCGCTCGCCTGCCGGGACGAACGAGGCATTTCGTTGCAGGCGGCTCTCGAGACGATCGGCTATCGCGGTGACTGGGTGCCCGACATCCGTGTCGCGGCGTATGTGGAAACGCACGTCGAACAGGGCTCGGGGCTCGAGAGCAGCAAGCTTGCGATCGGCGTGGTGCGCGAGACCTGGGCCGCGCTCAAATGGCGGGTGCGTTTCGACGGCGAACAGAACCATACGGGTCCGACTCCCATGGCGCAACGGCGCGACGCGCTGCTGGCCGCGGCACACGCGGTCGTAGCGGTGCGCGCCGCAGCCGAACCGCATGGATTGGCCATGCACAGTTCAGTCGGACGGCTCGATGTGTATCCGAACTCGCCGAATGTCGTCGCGTCACGGGCCACACTGCTGATCGAGTTTCGCTCGCAGTCGGTCGAACGCCTGCAGGAAACGGCGGAGCAGTTTCAGCTCACGCTCGAGCACATCGCGAAACTGACGGGTACTCGTGTCGATGTCGAGGAGAAACGACTGCGCTCGCCACTGAAGCTCGATCGTGAATTGTCGGACCTCGCCCACGACACCGCGTCCCAGTTGGACCTGCCCGTGGGCAACAGCGTGACGGTGGCGGGACACGACGCGATCAGCATGAGTCACGTCTATCCCACCTGTCTGATCTTTGTGCCGAGCAGCAACGGGGTCTCGCACAACGAAGCTGAATTTACTGCCGAGCAGGATCTGCGAAACGGCCTGCGTGTGTTGACCGCGCTGCTGTATCGCATCTGCACCCAACCACCCGTCCGACGCTAA